The following proteins are encoded in a genomic region of Lemur catta isolate mLemCat1 chromosome 10, mLemCat1.pri, whole genome shotgun sequence:
- the SLC31A2 gene encoding probable low affinity copper uptake protein 2 isoform X2, producing the protein MVQMISQSVASQTSALETPTVLVVHYKASDRHCRATASTCSLSCKAANSSRPETLPFLHNAGPRTGLSKGVVNEWRDVEYRLKMAVPGPLQDKLGGICLDFPGQRELQALTPLFPLGKPVSALEQSGWSPRMHFIFSDKVVLLFDFWSVHSPAGIALSALVVLLLAVLYEGIKVGKAKLLHQVLVSLPTSVSQQVIAGTDWDSAASDPPPVSRTHHSRKHMSMCNTGRS; encoded by the exons ATGGTTCAGATGATTTCTCAAAGCGTGGCCTCACAGACATCTGCCCTAGAAACACCCACGGTGCTTGTTGTGCATTATAAGGCGTCAGACAGGCACTGCAGGGCCACTGCTTCTACCTGCAGTCTTTCCTGTAAGGCTGCGAACTCATCAAGGCCAGAGACGTTACCCTTTCTCCATAATGCTGGGCCCAGAACCGGGCTCAGCAAAGGTGTAGTGAATGAGTGGAGGGATGTGGAATACAGATTGAAGATGGCTGTCCCTGGGCCCCTCCAGGATAAACTCGGCGGGATCTGCTTGGATTTTCCAGGACAAAGAGAACTCCAGGCTCTAACCCCATTATTCCCCTTGGGGAAGCCTGTCTCAGCACTGGAGCAGAGTGGCTGGAGCCCTAGG AtgcatttcattttctcagaCAAGGTGGTGCTTCTGTTTGATTTCTGGAGTGTCCACAGTCCTGCAG GCATAGCCCTCTCGGCGTTGGTGGTCCTACTCCTCGCTGTGTTGTACGAAGGCATCAAGGTTGGCAAAGCCAAGCTGCTCCACCAGGTGCTGGTGAGCCTGCCCACCTCCGTCAGCCAGCAGGTCATCGCAGGGACAGACTGGGATTCTGCAGCCTCAGATCCTCCCCCCGTCAGCAGAACCCACCACAG CAGGAAGCACATGAGCATGTGTAACACCGGCAGGAGCTGA
- the SLC31A2 gene encoding probable low affinity copper uptake protein 2 isoform X3, giving the protein MQLSALAERVPELLQDKLGGICLDFPGQRELQALTPLFPLGKPVSALEQSGWSPRMHFIFSDKVVLLFDFWSVHSPAGIALSALVVLLLAVLYEGIKVGKAKLLHQVLVSLPTSVSQQVIAGTDWDSAASDPPPVSRTHHRWYLRHFGQSLIHVIQVVIGYFIMLAVMSYNTWIFLGVVLGSAVGYYLAYPLLRMD; this is encoded by the exons ATGCAACTCTCTGCCCTGGCAGAGAGGGTGCCAGAGCTTCTGCAG GATAAACTCGGCGGGATCTGCTTGGATTTTCCAGGACAAAGAGAACTCCAGGCTCTAACCCCATTATTCCCCTTGGGGAAGCCTGTCTCAGCACTGGAGCAGAGTGGCTGGAGCCCTAGG AtgcatttcattttctcagaCAAGGTGGTGCTTCTGTTTGATTTCTGGAGTGTCCACAGTCCTGCAG GCATAGCCCTCTCGGCGTTGGTGGTCCTACTCCTCGCTGTGTTGTACGAAGGCATCAAGGTTGGCAAAGCCAAGCTGCTCCACCAGGTGCTGGTGAGCCTGCCCACCTCCGTCAGCCAGCAGGTCATCGCAGGGACAGACTGGGATTCTGCAGCCTCAGATCCTCCCCCCGTCAGCAGAACCCACCACAG GTGGTATTTGCGTCACTTTGGCCAGTCTCTAATCCATGTCATCCAAGTGGTCATTGGCTACTTCATAATGCTGGCTGTAATGTCCTACAACACCTGGATTTTCCTTGGTGTGGTCCTGGGCTCTGCTGTGGGCTACTACCTCGCATACCCACTTCTCCGCATGGATTAG
- the SLC31A2 gene encoding probable low affinity copper uptake protein 2 isoform X4: MADKLGGICLDFPGQRELQALTPLFPLGKPVSALEQSGWSPRMHFIFSDKVVLLFDFWSVHSPAGIALSALVVLLLAVLYEGIKVGKAKLLHQVLVSLPTSVSQQVIAGTDWDSAASDPPPVSRTHHRWYLRHFGQSLIHVIQVVIGYFIMLAVMSYNTWIFLGVVLGSAVGYYLAYPLLRMD; this comes from the exons ATGGCG GATAAACTCGGCGGGATCTGCTTGGATTTTCCAGGACAAAGAGAACTCCAGGCTCTAACCCCATTATTCCCCTTGGGGAAGCCTGTCTCAGCACTGGAGCAGAGTGGCTGGAGCCCTAGG AtgcatttcattttctcagaCAAGGTGGTGCTTCTGTTTGATTTCTGGAGTGTCCACAGTCCTGCAG GCATAGCCCTCTCGGCGTTGGTGGTCCTACTCCTCGCTGTGTTGTACGAAGGCATCAAGGTTGGCAAAGCCAAGCTGCTCCACCAGGTGCTGGTGAGCCTGCCCACCTCCGTCAGCCAGCAGGTCATCGCAGGGACAGACTGGGATTCTGCAGCCTCAGATCCTCCCCCCGTCAGCAGAACCCACCACAG GTGGTATTTGCGTCACTTTGGCCAGTCTCTAATCCATGTCATCCAAGTGGTCATTGGCTACTTCATAATGCTGGCTGTAATGTCCTACAACACCTGGATTTTCCTTGGTGTGGTCCTGGGCTCTGCTGTGGGCTACTACCTCGCATACCCACTTCTCCGCATGGATTAG
- the SLC31A2 gene encoding probable low affinity copper uptake protein 2 isoform X1, with translation MVQMISQSVASQTSALETPTVLVVHYKASDRHCRATASTCSLSCKAANSSRPETLPFLHNAGPRTGLSKGVVNEWRDVEYRLKMAVPGPLQDKLGGICLDFPGQRELQALTPLFPLGKPVSALEQSGWSPRMHFIFSDKVVLLFDFWSVHSPAGIALSALVVLLLAVLYEGIKVGKAKLLHQVLVSLPTSVSQQVIAGTDWDSAASDPPPVSRTHHRWYLRHFGQSLIHVIQVVIGYFIMLAVMSYNTWIFLGVVLGSAVGYYLAYPLLRMD, from the exons ATGGTTCAGATGATTTCTCAAAGCGTGGCCTCACAGACATCTGCCCTAGAAACACCCACGGTGCTTGTTGTGCATTATAAGGCGTCAGACAGGCACTGCAGGGCCACTGCTTCTACCTGCAGTCTTTCCTGTAAGGCTGCGAACTCATCAAGGCCAGAGACGTTACCCTTTCTCCATAATGCTGGGCCCAGAACCGGGCTCAGCAAAGGTGTAGTGAATGAGTGGAGGGATGTGGAATACAGATTGAAGATGGCTGTCCCTGGGCCCCTCCAGGATAAACTCGGCGGGATCTGCTTGGATTTTCCAGGACAAAGAGAACTCCAGGCTCTAACCCCATTATTCCCCTTGGGGAAGCCTGTCTCAGCACTGGAGCAGAGTGGCTGGAGCCCTAGG AtgcatttcattttctcagaCAAGGTGGTGCTTCTGTTTGATTTCTGGAGTGTCCACAGTCCTGCAG GCATAGCCCTCTCGGCGTTGGTGGTCCTACTCCTCGCTGTGTTGTACGAAGGCATCAAGGTTGGCAAAGCCAAGCTGCTCCACCAGGTGCTGGTGAGCCTGCCCACCTCCGTCAGCCAGCAGGTCATCGCAGGGACAGACTGGGATTCTGCAGCCTCAGATCCTCCCCCCGTCAGCAGAACCCACCACAG GTGGTATTTGCGTCACTTTGGCCAGTCTCTAATCCATGTCATCCAAGTGGTCATTGGCTACTTCATAATGCTGGCTGTAATGTCCTACAACACCTGGATTTTCCTTGGTGTGGTCCTGGGCTCTGCTGTGGGCTACTACCTCGCATACCCACTTCTCCGCATGGATTAG
- the SLC31A2 gene encoding probable low affinity copper uptake protein 2 isoform X5 — MAMHFIFSDKVVLLFDFWSVHSPAGIALSALVVLLLAVLYEGIKVGKAKLLHQVLVSLPTSVSQQVIAGTDWDSAASDPPPVSRTHHRWYLRHFGQSLIHVIQVVIGYFIMLAVMSYNTWIFLGVVLGSAVGYYLAYPLLRMD, encoded by the exons ATGGCG AtgcatttcattttctcagaCAAGGTGGTGCTTCTGTTTGATTTCTGGAGTGTCCACAGTCCTGCAG GCATAGCCCTCTCGGCGTTGGTGGTCCTACTCCTCGCTGTGTTGTACGAAGGCATCAAGGTTGGCAAAGCCAAGCTGCTCCACCAGGTGCTGGTGAGCCTGCCCACCTCCGTCAGCCAGCAGGTCATCGCAGGGACAGACTGGGATTCTGCAGCCTCAGATCCTCCCCCCGTCAGCAGAACCCACCACAG GTGGTATTTGCGTCACTTTGGCCAGTCTCTAATCCATGTCATCCAAGTGGTCATTGGCTACTTCATAATGCTGGCTGTAATGTCCTACAACACCTGGATTTTCCTTGGTGTGGTCCTGGGCTCTGCTGTGGGCTACTACCTCGCATACCCACTTCTCCGCATGGATTAG
- the SLC31A2 gene encoding probable low affinity copper uptake protein 2 isoform X6 produces MHFIFSDKVVLLFDFWSVHSPAGIALSALVVLLLAVLYEGIKVGKAKLLHQVLVSLPTSVSQQVIAGTDWDSAASDPPPVSRTHHRWYLRHFGQSLIHVIQVVIGYFIMLAVMSYNTWIFLGVVLGSAVGYYLAYPLLRMD; encoded by the exons AtgcatttcattttctcagaCAAGGTGGTGCTTCTGTTTGATTTCTGGAGTGTCCACAGTCCTGCAG GCATAGCCCTCTCGGCGTTGGTGGTCCTACTCCTCGCTGTGTTGTACGAAGGCATCAAGGTTGGCAAAGCCAAGCTGCTCCACCAGGTGCTGGTGAGCCTGCCCACCTCCGTCAGCCAGCAGGTCATCGCAGGGACAGACTGGGATTCTGCAGCCTCAGATCCTCCCCCCGTCAGCAGAACCCACCACAG GTGGTATTTGCGTCACTTTGGCCAGTCTCTAATCCATGTCATCCAAGTGGTCATTGGCTACTTCATAATGCTGGCTGTAATGTCCTACAACACCTGGATTTTCCTTGGTGTGGTCCTGGGCTCTGCTGTGGGCTACTACCTCGCATACCCACTTCTCCGCATGGATTAG